The following DNA comes from Porphyromonadaceae bacterium W3.11.
GGTTTATTCTGCAGGAGTTTCCTCTGCTGCAGGCTCCTCTGCAGATTCTGATTCAGCTTCTGCTTTCGCAGCGGCCTCAGCTTCTGCTTTTGCCTTAGCTTCAGCATCCTTCTTAGCCTGAAGGGCTTCTGCCTTAGCTTTATTCACTTCACGCTCAGCCTCTAATGCCTTCTTAGCTTCTTCACGCTTCTTAGCTTCTACCTTGCTAACTACAGCTTCAGTTTCAGCCTTACGTTCCTTTAGCCAAGCCTCAAACTTAGCCTGAGCTTGTTCTTCTGTAAATGCACCCTTACGTACTCCACCTTGCAAGTGCTTCATCATCATTACTCCCTCACGAGAAAGGATACTGCGAACAGTATCTGATGGTTCTGCTCCTACATTAACCCAGTACAGAGCTCTATCAAAGTTAAGATCAATTGTAGCAGGATGAGTATTAGGGTTATATGTACCTAATGCTTCTACAAACCTACCATCACGTGGTGCTCTACGGTCTGTTACTACAATCTTATAGAAAGGGTAGTTTTTGCGACCGTGTCTTTGCAATCTAATTACTGTTGCCATAACATTATCTATTTATAATAAATGAATTCTTAGCGTCCCACGGTCTCCCGAATCTGGTACTCGACCAAACGGGGTGAAACGCAGGTGCAAAGGTACGTTATTTT
Coding sequences within:
- a CDS encoding 30S ribosomal protein S16, translating into MATVIRLQRHGRKNYPFYKIVVTDRRAPRDGRFVEALGTYNPNTHPATIDLNFDRALYWVNVGAEPSDTVRSILSREGVMMMKHLQGGVRKGAFTEEQAQAKFEAWLKERKAETEAVVSKVEAKKREEAKKALEAEREVNKAKAEALQAKKDAEAKAKAEAEAAAKAEAESESAEEPAAEETPAE